Proteins from a genomic interval of Candidatus Hydrothermales bacterium:
- a CDS encoding aldo/keto reductase: MIPKVKLGNEETPIFTLGTWDIRNKKKMIETIRYALEIGLNHIDTAEMYGIAEEVIGEAIKGIAREKIFITSKVLPHNASFNGTITACEKSLKKLKSDYIDLYLLHWYEPYVNLSETFSAFAKLIETGKIRYAGVSNFEIPELNKVTEIFKPFKIVNNQIEYNLSNFKYVEDKILPFCEKNDITVSGYSPFWQGKIPKGTKGWKIIEDIARKYDAKPLQIVLNFLARTGKIILIFKTESIEHLKENLDSIKIKLEEEDLRKIEETFANY; this comes from the coding sequence ATGATACCAAAAGTAAAGTTGGGAAACGAAGAAACTCCAATTTTTACATTAGGAACCTGGGATATAAGAAATAAAAAGAAGATGATTGAAACAATTAGATACGCGTTGGAAATCGGATTAAATCACATAGATACTGCTGAAATGTACGGTATTGCTGAAGAGGTTATAGGAGAGGCAATAAAGGGAATCGCTAGAGAAAAAATTTTTATAACAAGTAAGGTTTTACCTCATAATGCTAGTTTCAACGGAACAATCACTGCCTGCGAAAAAAGTCTTAAAAAACTTAAATCAGACTATATTGACCTTTATTTACTTCACTGGTATGAACCCTACGTTAACCTTTCTGAAACTTTCTCCGCCTTCGCAAAGTTAATTGAAACAGGAAAAATAAGATACGCTGGTGTAAGTAACTTTGAAATACCTGAATTAAACAAAGTAACTGAAATTTTTAAGCCCTTTAAAATAGTTAATAATCAGATAGAATATAACCTCTCTAATTTTAAGTATGTTGAAGATAAAATTTTACCTTTTTGTGAAAAAAACGATATAACTGTTTCTGGTTATTCACCTTTTTGGCAAGGAAAAATACCGAAAGGGACTAAGGGATGGAAAATTATTGAAGATATTGCGAGAAAATATGATGCAAAACCACTTCAAATCGTGTTAAATTTTCTTGCTAGAACAGGAAAAATAATTTTGATATTTAAAACTGAAAGTATAGAGCATTTAAAGGAAAACCTTGATTCAATTAAAATAAAACTTGAAGAAGAGGACTTGAGAAAAATAGAGGAAACCTTTGCTAACTATTAG